One part of the Candidatus Thorarchaeota archaeon genome encodes these proteins:
- a CDS encoding PAS domain-containing sensor histidine kinase: MNHHTREASPDSRLTSDESRGGLAVVNSDTLNPPLLQAALRSILRQVPCGVAILDATGRFSYYNKHFIKIMKLTRKYVEQVNIGAPLRSKKMLIIKNAYILAKNRRSSEPSLIEIPLKRTRLRFVTRALFAEQEFLGFILVEDQRSMRTLDLATFIKNAATNALVIHTVQGIITQCNSSLISSLGYHTVHIIGKPIYELEYDVNEASFKERVEKLKIKRVLQFTTKYRSWDGIIVPAKVRSIILEDGGAGYIVNLIEFDQKALGKVSVHSLDQYSHIFESIPVAALLWSQLDSKYILISYNDAADIVTGGRIRAFIGKTARDIFEGMPEVEAALDEALLSGGVIRGEIPCHCTAIGLNGIFLLSFSRVMGRSIIMTITDVTKHVNMQKKLNKQTEELSAFAHEMSHDIKGLLHNLMLTLELLEEEVRHQRIDDIRNIVAHIDQMLTESILLAEAGETIGHFQCCDLNQVIDSIVHMIAPSTVSVSVSSLPMVRCDNHKVIQMFLNIIRNAIEHGKATKIEIECVKDEKYYNIIFRNNGLPIPPKIRKTLFRKRVSSKPHGGRGLLIVRRLVDAHGWGIDLVPTENPAFRIKIPLDYECTVQDCAER; encoded by the coding sequence GTAAATAGTGATACACTGAACCCTCCATTACTTCAGGCAGCTTTGAGAAGCATATTACGTCAAGTGCCCTGTGGAGTTGCGATCTTGGACGCAACCGGGAGATTCTCATATTATAATAAACATTTCATTAAAATTATGAAATTGACCCGCAAGTACGTGGAACAGGTGAATATTGGAGCACCACTTCGTTCCAAGAAAATGCTAATTATTAAAAATGCCTATATACTTGCAAAGAATCGGCGATCCTCCGAACCTTCTCTGATTGAGATTCCTCTGAAGCGGACTCGTTTACGGTTCGTAACACGCGCCTTATTTGCCGAACAAGAGTTTCTTGGATTCATTCTAGTTGAGGATCAACGGTCTATGCGCACACTTGATCTTGCAACGTTCATTAAGAACGCCGCGACAAACGCGCTAGTCATCCATACAGTACAAGGAATCATTACTCAATGTAATAGTTCTCTCATATCTTCTCTTGGATATCATACAGTGCATATTATCGGCAAACCCATCTATGAACTAGAATACGATGTTAACGAAGCCAGTTTTAAGGAGCGGGTTGAGAAATTAAAAATAAAACGAGTTCTACAATTCACGACCAAGTACCGCAGCTGGGATGGTATTATTGTCCCTGCCAAGGTGCGATCGATCATTCTTGAAGATGGCGGCGCGGGTTATATTGTAAATTTAATTGAGTTTGATCAGAAAGCACTAGGAAAGGTCAGTGTTCATAGTCTCGATCAGTACTCTCATATTTTCGAGAGCATTCCAGTAGCGGCCCTGTTATGGTCACAATTAGATTCTAAATATATTCTGATTTCGTATAATGATGCTGCTGATATAGTGACTGGAGGTCGGATTAGGGCATTCATTGGGAAAACCGCCCGGGACATCTTTGAGGGTATGCCTGAGGTCGAGGCGGCCCTTGATGAGGCTTTGCTGTCAGGAGGAGTGATCCGTGGTGAGATTCCATGTCACTGTACAGCTATTGGTCTGAATGGTATCTTTCTACTCTCATTTTCGAGAGTTATGGGTCGCTCGATCATCATGACCATCACTGATGTCACAAAGCACGTGAATATGCAAAAGAAATTAAATAAGCAGACTGAGGAACTCAGTGCTTTCGCTCACGAGATGAGTCACGATATTAAGGGCCTCTTGCATAATCTGATGCTTACCCTTGAGTTACTTGAGGAAGAGGTGCGTCATCAGCGAATTGATGACATCCGTAATATTGTTGCGCACATTGACCAAATGCTGACTGAGTCTATTTTGCTTGCCGAAGCAGGCGAAACCATTGGCCATTTCCAGTGTTGTGATCTGAATCAGGTCATTGACAGTATTGTACACATGATCGCTCCCTCGACGGTTTCTGTGAGTGTTTCGTCTCTACCTATGGTGCGGTGTGATAATCACAAAGTGATCCAGATGTTTTTGAACATCATTCGAAATGCTATTGAACATGGGAAGGCTACAAAGATAGAGATCGAGTGTGTCAAAGACGAGAAATATTATAACATTATATTCCGCAATAATGGTCTGCCGATCCCTCCCAAGATTCGTAAGACCCTCTTTCGTAAACGGGTCTCATCAAAGCCGCATGGCGGTCGAGGCCTTCTCATTGTCAGGAGGCTAGTGGACGCTCATGGTTGGGGAATTGATCTTGTTCCCACCGAAAATCCGGCGTTTCGGATAAAAATACCGCTTGATTATGAGTGTACAGTTCAAGATTGTGCGGAACGATAG
- a CDS encoding sulfurtransferase TusA family protein, producing MTDYEVAREFDASGLRCPMPVLKLKKEIQKIEVGQILKVIATDVGSKKDFPSWAERTGNEILELREEGDKLIWFVKRNK from the coding sequence ATGACTGACTATGAAGTTGCACGAGAGTTTGATGCATCAGGACTACGTTGCCCGATGCCCGTTTTGAAACTAAAGAAAGAGATCCAAAAAATCGAAGTTGGTCAGATCCTCAAAGTTATTGCGACCGATGTCGGGTCGAAAAAGGACTTTCCATCGTGGGCAGAACGAACAGGAAATGAGATCCTCGAACTGCGAGAAGAGGGCGACAAACTCATCTGGTTTGTTAAACGGAATAAATAA
- a CDS encoding DsrE family protein has product MPSLYIIGQWGPEAAERCYGPFVTGTTAQAQDIDVTIFLMMDAVWLVKKGIPEKIKAPGFPPLPELINMFLEEGGKIQVCSNSAEFRGLSEKDFMDERIEIAGAATMIDGIFKHDRYIEF; this is encoded by the coding sequence ATGCCTTCACTATACATAATTGGTCAATGGGGTCCAGAGGCTGCTGAACGCTGCTATGGACCATTCGTGACAGGGACTACCGCTCAGGCTCAGGACATCGATGTGACGATCTTTCTTATGATGGACGCTGTCTGGTTGGTCAAAAAAGGGATTCCTGAGAAGATCAAGGCTCCGGGATTTCCACCACTTCCCGAGCTTATCAACATGTTTCTAGAAGAGGGTGGAAAGATCCAAGTATGTTCCAATTCGGCGGAGTTTAGAGGACTCTCCGAGAAAGACTTCATGGACGAGAGAATCGAGATTGCTGGAGCAGCCACCATGATTGATGGTATCTTCAAGCACGACAGATATATTGAATTTTAA
- the tusB gene encoding sulfurtransferase complex subunit TusB has translation MSSKILYLYGFSPQQRTTLERLSDVIKHQAKLGHEVSIILLQDAVVATAPKNIMPDALQSLISMGVQIYVLGEDLDARGLSDLPLSNEVTRIDYDRLIELVVESGTLCSWL, from the coding sequence ATGAGCTCAAAGATACTCTATCTCTACGGTTTTTCCCCACAGCAGAGAACCACTCTAGAACGCCTCAGCGATGTGATCAAGCATCAAGCAAAGCTAGGTCATGAGGTCTCAATCATTCTTCTTCAAGACGCTGTTGTGGCTACCGCCCCTAAGAACATAATGCCAGACGCACTTCAATCACTCATTAGCATGGGCGTTCAAATCTATGTCTTAGGAGAAGATCTTGATGCGAGAGGACTATCTGATTTGCCACTCAGCAACGAAGTGACACGCATCGACTATGACCGACTCATCGAACTTGTGGTCGAGAGCGGCACTCTGTGTTCATGGTTATAA
- a CDS encoding DsrE family protein, with the protein MDSILIYCDKGPYGTNITVEAIRLAGGFLGLGPTIPCDIVFDRDAVYFLKNNQNTSGLNVDSLDEPLELLDLVDAEIYLVEEALQERGLTTDDLVEYPNLHVITMEKLAQMMTEYSTVVRM; encoded by the coding sequence ATGGACTCAATTCTGATCTATTGTGATAAGGGGCCATATGGCACGAACATTACTGTTGAGGCGATCAGACTCGCAGGGGGATTCCTTGGTCTTGGACCTACTATCCCCTGTGACATAGTCTTTGACAGGGATGCGGTCTACTTCTTGAAGAACAATCAGAATACCTCAGGTCTCAATGTGGACTCTCTTGATGAACCGCTAGAACTACTCGATCTTGTGGATGCCGAGATCTATCTCGTGGAGGAGGCATTGCAGGAGAGAGGTCTCACAACGGACGATCTTGTCGAATATCCAAATCTCCATGTCATAACAATGGAGAAGCTGGCTCAAATGATGACCGAGTATTCGACTGTGGTCAGGATGTAG
- a CDS encoding DsrE family protein yields MAKLAFLVQTEPYKFEAIDTLLNMVRAAERAGHEILGVFFFGSGVHALHGHVDPGNNVRNIPQRLKEEIADKGIALIGCTAWLSMGGVWKEDRIDSVQEEGLGSLTELVCEADKLIFFGPGV; encoded by the coding sequence ATGGCCAAACTTGCATTTCTCGTTCAGACAGAACCATACAAGTTTGAGGCCATTGACACTCTCCTGAACATGGTCCGCGCAGCCGAACGGGCGGGACACGAGATACTTGGGGTCTTCTTTTTTGGCTCCGGTGTCCATGCCCTGCATGGCCATGTAGACCCAGGTAATAATGTCCGCAACATTCCCCAGAGACTCAAAGAAGAAATAGCAGACAAAGGCATCGCACTCATTGGATGTACTGCATGGTTATCAATGGGCGGTGTCTGGAAAGAGGATCGGATAGACTCCGTTCAAGAAGAGGGTCTCGGCTCCTTGACTGAACTGGTTTGTGAGGCGGACAAACTCATCTTTTTTGGCCCAGGAGTGTGA
- a CDS encoding sulfurtransferase TusA family protein, whose product MDYDEELDVRGQVCPYPALKTKKALMKMKPGTILKVLIDHPPAVDSVKREIAKTKSKFLEVEEEDDEWALYFECVK is encoded by the coding sequence ATGGACTATGATGAAGAACTTGATGTGCGTGGGCAAGTCTGCCCATACCCCGCGCTAAAGACCAAAAAAGCACTGATGAAGATGAAACCGGGCACTATACTCAAAGTGCTCATTGATCACCCACCAGCTGTGGATTCGGTCAAGCGCGAGATCGCAAAGACCAAGAGCAAGTTTCTCGAAGTAGAAGAGGAAGACGATGAATGGGCCCTCTACTTTGAATGCGTGAAATAG
- a CDS encoding Coenzyme F420 hydrogenase/dehydrogenase, beta subunit C-terminal domain: protein MSFDLLKEQVIDKGLCEGCGLCAGTCKSIVMENGTPKLVGKCILTRGADNCGRCYDICPQAHPEKVPAKIEKPLVITSLRAKDKKFLEGVTNGGFVPAFLAFLLKEGDIKAVPAVVGEKYEHEAVIVTDPDEMIKTAGTKYSPTGVMTKFLEYAKKTRANMAVIGLPCELRGVSLWEKKLSTKVLKIGLFCTNNMRKGEDGKTSKMGSCDHCTDFIGVHADISCGFAGSPKGFTTVIALTEKGKEALQKALDAGIFEVGEPDFTKVEAAQARKAKRVPAEIEKPLREKVLEHLSEKGSADTLTLAEDLNADSALVHYHLLVLQQLGEIECQENPTDPYSLKWTVIQ, encoded by the coding sequence ATGAGCTTCGATCTGCTTAAAGAGCAAGTCATAGACAAGGGCCTGTGTGAGGGCTGTGGTCTCTGCGCAGGTACTTGCAAGTCAATTGTTATGGAGAACGGGACGCCAAAACTCGTTGGGAAATGTATTCTCACACGAGGCGCAGATAACTGTGGACGGTGCTATGACATCTGTCCGCAAGCACACCCGGAGAAGGTACCAGCAAAGATCGAGAAGCCTCTGGTCATCACTTCGCTGAGAGCTAAAGACAAGAAGTTTCTCGAGGGAGTGACGAATGGTGGTTTTGTGCCGGCGTTTCTCGCATTCCTTCTCAAAGAGGGCGACATAAAAGCCGTTCCGGCAGTTGTCGGCGAGAAGTACGAACATGAGGCGGTCATTGTCACCGACCCTGATGAGATGATCAAGACGGCTGGAACAAAATATTCTCCCACAGGAGTCATGACAAAGTTCCTCGAATACGCTAAGAAGACACGAGCCAATATGGCAGTCATCGGCCTTCCATGTGAACTCCGTGGTGTGTCATTGTGGGAAAAGAAACTAAGTACGAAGGTCCTCAAGATCGGACTCTTCTGCACGAACAATATGCGGAAGGGTGAAGACGGAAAGACGAGCAAGATGGGGTCATGTGATCACTGCACTGATTTCATCGGGGTCCATGCTGACATCTCCTGTGGCTTCGCAGGAAGTCCAAAGGGATTCACGACTGTCATCGCCCTGACCGAGAAAGGAAAAGAGGCCCTTCAGAAAGCGCTTGATGCTGGCATCTTTGAGGTTGGAGAACCCGACTTCACAAAGGTAGAGGCAGCACAGGCAAGAAAGGCCAAGCGTGTTCCAGCAGAGATCGAAAAGCCACTCCGTGAAAAGGTCTTGGAACACTTATCAGAGAAGGGCTCGGCCGATACATTGACATTGGCTGAAGATCTCAATGCTGATAGTGCTCTGGTCCACTACCATCTGTTGGTGCTCCAGCAGCTTGGAGAGATAGAATGCCAAGAGAATCCAACAGACCCCTATTCACTCAAGTGGACTGTGATTCAGTAA
- a CDS encoding hydrogenase iron-sulfur subunit yields MIVGYLCENCGQGAANTAGVLRMKYSDEINIVRVPCAGRVGAREILHAFNAGAEAVTVIGCCFGACHYNDANLITLRRVKIVKKFLAEMGYGNHCVTMYTARAAEGDTVVGDFDDIIERRAHAEDTTCPGGEA; encoded by the coding sequence ATGATTGTAGGATATCTCTGTGAAAACTGTGGTCAGGGCGCCGCGAACACTGCTGGTGTCCTGCGAATGAAGTATAGTGACGAGATCAATATCGTGCGAGTCCCCTGTGCAGGTCGTGTGGGGGCTCGTGAGATCCTCCATGCCTTTAATGCAGGTGCTGAGGCGGTAACAGTCATCGGCTGTTGTTTTGGAGCATGCCACTACAATGATGCCAACCTCATCACTCTTCGAAGAGTAAAGATTGTCAAGAAATTCCTCGCGGAGATGGGCTATGGTAATCACTGTGTGACAATGTATACAGCACGTGCTGCCGAGGGCGACACTGTTGTCGGAGATTTTGATGACATCATCGAACGAAGGGCTCATGCCGAAGACACGACCTGTCCGGGAGGTGAGGCATGA
- a CDS encoding CoB--CoM heterodisulfide reductase iron-sulfur subunit A family protein, which translates to MSKKEDTKKKPRIGVFVCHCGENIAAMVDVKSVAEYARTLPNVEFSTDYMFMCSKQGIQLIQDAVKEHNLDRTVVASCSHEQHWPTFAKAISDLGMNPHMHTQVNIREWDSWVTDDREAATAKAKRMVAAGVARAAQKEEVGTEKLPITKRSMVIGGGVAGLRAAMDLAELGIPVVLVEKETSIGGHMTMLNKTFPTDECPMCTLSPLLNGVMSHPNIEVLTLSEVTNLEGSMGNFEVEVTTKPRYVHDNCTSCGRCAEVCPVEVKNEWDHGFGMRKAAYKPFPQALPSVFTIDMRHCIDCGSCVIACPVEAIDFSMKKEKRTFKVGTIVVATGYEEYDPTEITAYHYEHPDVITQMQAERMFSPTTLTKGKIVRPSNGQVPKTVVVVQCVGSRNDQVGNEYCTGVCCMYGIKNSRFIKEHLPDTEVFFCYIDIRTPGLHYEEYYKRAQKTGIRFIRGRPSSIEPDPLSDKLIVDVEDTLTHTPYEIMADLVILSAGMVPPKGFGKLGGKLGLLRAKEGFAKEYHIKMGPVKSSRDGIFLAGAIQGPKDITQSVGHAGGAASAAAQPLVRGYLEKRMDTAVIDKDLCTSCMACIATCPIGAIVVGEAGQPVVNDAACKSCGACVPACPTGAIQIRNFRDRQLNAEVSALLSAAKAGGSNE; encoded by the coding sequence ATGAGCAAAAAAGAAGATACTAAAAAGAAGCCACGTATTGGAGTGTTTGTCTGTCACTGTGGAGAGAACATTGCAGCAATGGTCGATGTGAAGAGCGTCGCAGAATATGCTCGCACACTTCCGAATGTAGAGTTCTCCACTGACTACATGTTTATGTGTTCCAAACAGGGCATTCAACTTATCCAGGATGCGGTCAAAGAACACAATCTTGACAGAACCGTTGTGGCTTCATGTTCGCATGAACAGCACTGGCCCACGTTTGCAAAGGCCATCAGTGATCTTGGCATGAATCCACACATGCACACTCAGGTCAATATCCGTGAGTGGGACTCTTGGGTCACAGATGACAGAGAAGCAGCAACGGCCAAGGCTAAGAGAATGGTAGCCGCAGGAGTGGCCCGTGCAGCACAAAAAGAAGAAGTCGGAACCGAAAAGCTTCCCATCACAAAGAGATCAATGGTGATTGGTGGTGGGGTTGCCGGACTACGGGCCGCGATGGATCTTGCCGAACTGGGTATTCCAGTCGTTCTTGTTGAGAAGGAGACCTCCATCGGTGGTCACATGACCATGCTCAACAAGACATTTCCAACAGATGAGTGCCCTATGTGTACGCTCAGTCCTCTGCTCAACGGAGTGATGTCACATCCCAATATCGAGGTGCTCACTCTGAGCGAGGTGACAAATCTTGAAGGATCAATGGGCAACTTCGAGGTAGAAGTCACGACCAAACCCCGCTATGTCCATGACAATTGTACGTCATGTGGGCGCTGTGCTGAGGTCTGTCCTGTTGAGGTAAAGAATGAATGGGATCATGGTTTCGGAATGCGGAAGGCTGCATACAAGCCCTTCCCGCAGGCACTACCCTCGGTCTTTACGATTGACATGAGACATTGTATCGATTGTGGGTCATGCGTTATAGCATGTCCTGTCGAAGCCATTGACTTTAGCATGAAGAAAGAAAAACGCACTTTCAAGGTTGGAACAATTGTTGTAGCAACCGGATACGAAGAGTACGACCCAACAGAGATCACGGCGTACCACTACGAGCATCCTGATGTCATCACACAGATGCAGGCAGAACGCATGTTCTCTCCGACCACGCTCACAAAGGGCAAGATCGTGAGACCCTCCAATGGCCAAGTGCCCAAGACGGTAGTTGTTGTCCAGTGTGTCGGCTCGCGTAATGATCAGGTCGGAAACGAATACTGTACAGGTGTGTGTTGTATGTATGGCATCAAGAATAGCCGATTCATTAAGGAACACTTGCCTGACACAGAAGTCTTCTTCTGCTATATCGATATTCGAACACCAGGTCTTCACTACGAAGAATACTATAAGCGAGCTCAGAAGACGGGAATTCGCTTCATTCGCGGAAGGCCATCCTCAATTGAACCCGACCCGCTCTCTGACAAGTTGATCGTTGATGTGGAAGACACGCTCACTCATACCCCCTATGAGATCATGGCCGATCTGGTCATTCTGAGTGCGGGCATGGTCCCACCAAAAGGATTTGGCAAATTGGGCGGCAAACTCGGGCTCCTCAGGGCGAAGGAGGGCTTCGCAAAGGAGTACCACATCAAGATGGGACCAGTCAAGAGCAGTCGTGATGGAATCTTTCTTGCGGGTGCGATCCAAGGTCCAAAGGATATTACTCAGTCTGTTGGACATGCTGGTGGTGCTGCCTCAGCAGCAGCTCAACCTCTTGTGCGTGGATACCTTGAGAAACGGATGGACACTGCGGTCATTGACAAGGATCTCTGTACTTCATGCATGGCGTGTATCGCCACCTGCCCGATCGGTGCAATAGTCGTAGGCGAGGCGGGACAACCAGTGGTCAATGATGCAGCATGCAAGAGTTGTGGCGCGTGCGTCCCAGCATGTCCCACAGGAGCCATCCAGATACGCAACTTTAGAGACCGGCAACTGAATGCGGAGGTCTCAGCGCTACTCTCAGCTGCGAAGGCAGGAGGGAGCAACGAATGA
- the hdrB gene encoding CoB--CoM heterodisulfide reductase subunit B: protein MSTEYSFFLGCIMPNRYPAIESTTRFVLDKLGIEVKEMEKAGCCPAPGVFRSFNKPDWMVAAARNIAIAESNGADILTVCNGCFGTLFEVNHALKHDDELKKKVNARLKDLGYHVEASGEVKHIAQVLGFDIGPTEIRDYIKREVALTGVIHYGCHFLRPFTLKQIDDPEDPTILEDYFIDGLGIELLDYRRKHACCGAGGGVRAAHIEASMDMLYEKMAAVKQVPAQALLDICPFCHLQFDGGQQTLNKQRGTDFDIPIIHISQITAFAMGMDDIGMKYQATAPDFKLEGRPL, encoded by the coding sequence GTGTCAACAGAATATTCATTTTTCTTGGGCTGTATCATGCCCAATAGATACCCGGCTATAGAATCAACAACACGATTTGTCCTAGACAAACTCGGAATCGAAGTCAAAGAGATGGAGAAAGCAGGGTGTTGCCCCGCGCCTGGTGTCTTTCGATCATTCAACAAACCAGACTGGATGGTCGCAGCGGCGAGGAATATAGCCATTGCCGAGAGCAATGGAGCGGACATCCTGACGGTCTGTAATGGGTGCTTTGGAACGCTCTTCGAGGTCAATCATGCCCTCAAGCATGATGATGAACTCAAGAAAAAGGTCAATGCACGTCTGAAAGATCTCGGATACCATGTCGAGGCCAGTGGCGAAGTGAAGCACATCGCACAGGTCTTGGGGTTTGACATTGGACCAACAGAGATTCGCGACTATATTAAGCGAGAAGTCGCTCTGACGGGAGTCATTCACTACGGGTGTCACTTTTTGAGGCCCTTTACGCTCAAACAGATCGATGATCCAGAAGACCCGACCATTCTAGAAGACTATTTCATTGACGGACTTGGCATCGAACTACTTGATTATCGACGAAAACATGCCTGCTGTGGTGCAGGTGGTGGAGTACGTGCTGCGCACATAGAGGCATCAATGGATATGCTCTACGAGAAAATGGCTGCGGTCAAACAAGTTCCAGCTCAGGCACTTCTTGACATCTGTCCATTCTGTCATCTACAATTTGATGGTGGACAACAGACGCTTAACAAACAACGCGGCACTGACTTTGACATACCGATCATCCATATCTCTCAGATAACAGCATTTGCGATGGGCATGGATGATATTGGCATGAAATATCAGGCGACAGCCCCTGACTTCAAGCTGGAGGGCAGACCACTATGA
- the hdrC gene encoding CoB--CoM heterodisulfide reductase subunit C, producing MSGTRYKAPPSVRTPLEKDPEIEEALIKAGFDPNLCMQCGTCTASCLSGRWTAMRTREIMRKAAFGDESVLSDPDIWLCTTCYACYDRCPRDLKVTDAIIVLRNIASERGFIADKHRKTVDILHKTGHAVPINDKIKAIRKELGLPEIPPTAFAYPEEVRKMAQMLFILPPKHEDEEDTQ from the coding sequence TTGTCAGGGACAAGATACAAGGCCCCTCCCTCAGTCCGTACTCCTTTGGAGAAGGATCCAGAAATAGAGGAGGCCCTCATAAAGGCAGGATTCGATCCGAATCTCTGCATGCAGTGCGGTACGTGTACAGCAAGCTGCCTCTCCGGAAGGTGGACTGCAATGCGTACCAGAGAAATCATGCGCAAGGCCGCCTTCGGGGACGAGTCAGTACTATCAGACCCGGACATTTGGCTTTGCACAACGTGTTATGCCTGCTATGACAGATGTCCACGAGACCTCAAAGTGACCGATGCGATCATTGTTCTGAGAAACATTGCATCCGAACGTGGGTTCATAGCAGACAAGCATCGAAAGACCGTCGATATCTTACACAAGACGGGCCACGCTGTTCCAATTAATGATAAGATCAAGGCGATACGAAAAGAGCTCGGCCTTCCAGAGATCCCACCAACAGCTTTTGCATACCCCGAAGAAGTACGTAAGATGGCGCAGATGCTCTTTATACTGCCACCTAAACATGAGGACGAGGAGGACACACAATAG